From a region of the Vagococcus coleopterorum genome:
- the rpsP gene encoding 30S ribosomal protein S16 encodes MSVKIRLKRMGSKKSPFYRIVVADSRSPRDGRFIETVGTYNPLLDPAQVTIKEDLVLEWLSKGAQPSDTVRNLLSTEGIMQKHHEAKFSKK; translated from the coding sequence ATGTCAGTTAAAATCCGTTTAAAACGTATGGGTTCTAAAAAAAGTCCTTTCTACCGTATCGTAGTTGCAGATTCACGTTCTCCACGTGATGGTCGTTTCATCGAAACAGTTGGAACTTACAATCCTTTATTAGATCCAGCACAAGTAACAATTAAAGAAGATTTAGTTTTAGAATGGTTATCTAAAGGTGCTCAACCTTCTGATACAGTTCGTAACTTATTATCAACTGAAGGCATCATGCAAAAACATCATGAAGCTAAATTTTCTAAAAAATAA
- a CDS encoding KH domain-containing protein — MTDVKELVYAIVRPLVTHPDSVKLDLTESADFIEYNLTVDPEDIGRIIGKQGRVAKAIRTIVYSVRIDGPKKVRLNILDGK, encoded by the coding sequence ATGACAGATGTGAAAGAATTAGTTTATGCTATTGTACGTCCATTAGTCACTCACCCAGACAGTGTTAAGTTAGACCTGACGGAATCTGCGGATTTTATCGAGTATAATTTAACTGTTGATCCGGAAGATATTGGTCGTATTATTGGAAAACAAGGTCGTGTAGCGAAAGCTATTCGTACAATTGTTTACAGTGTGCGAATTGATGGACCTAAAAAGGTTCGTTTAAACATATTAGATGGTAAATAA
- the rimM gene encoding ribosome maturation factor RimM (Essential for efficient processing of 16S rRNA) — translation MADFYNVGKIVNTQGLRGEVRVISKTDFAEERYKVGNVLFLFQESKNPVKLKIRSHRKHKNFDIVAFEDHPSINDIEKYRDGILKIPATELHDLDDNEFYYHEIIGLEVVEEDGTLVGKIKEILSPGANDVWVVQRQGAKDALIPYIESVVKTIDLEAGKVTVEIPEGLLD, via the coding sequence ATGGCTGATTTTTATAATGTAGGAAAAATTGTTAATACCCAAGGATTACGTGGTGAAGTACGCGTGATTTCAAAAACCGACTTTGCGGAAGAACGTTACAAAGTAGGGAATGTTTTATTCTTGTTCCAAGAAAGCAAGAATCCAGTGAAATTAAAGATTCGTAGTCATCGTAAACATAAAAACTTTGATATTGTAGCCTTTGAAGATCACCCAAGTATCAATGATATCGAAAAATATCGTGATGGGATTTTAAAAATTCCCGCTACAGAATTACATGACTTAGATGATAATGAATTTTACTATCACGAAATCATTGGTTTAGAAGTAGTGGAAGAAGATGGGACTTTAGTTGGTAAAATTAAAGAAATTTTATCACCAGGAGCTAATGACGTATGGGTTGTTCAACGTCAGGGAGCTAAAGATGCTTTGATTCCTTATATTGAATCAGTTGTCAAAACAATTGATTTAGAAGCAGGTAAAGTAACAGTAGAAATTCCAGAAGGGTTGCTAGACTAA
- the trmD gene encoding tRNA (guanosine(37)-N1)-methyltransferase TrmD, protein MRIDVLTLFPRMFDGPLTESILGKAIEKKLLEVKVTNFRDFSDSKHKNVDDYPYGGGAGMLLKVQPIDESLQAIEKETPDTKKRVILLDPAGKKFDQKMAEEFSEEEHLVFICGHYEGYDERIRTYVTDEVSLGDYVLTGGELGAMVMIDATVRLLPDVLGNDESAITDSHSTGLLEHPQYTRPAKYKGMEVPEVVRNGNHKLIAEWQLKESLRRTYQRRPEMLEALEMTPEMIKLLDEVKNEEGAK, encoded by the coding sequence ATGAGAATTGATGTTTTAACATTATTCCCAAGAATGTTTGATGGCCCATTAACGGAATCAATCTTAGGGAAAGCTATTGAGAAAAAACTGCTAGAAGTAAAAGTCACTAACTTCCGTGATTTCTCTGATAGTAAACATAAAAATGTTGATGATTATCCATACGGTGGTGGAGCAGGTATGCTGCTAAAAGTTCAACCCATTGATGAGAGTCTTCAAGCGATTGAAAAAGAAACACCGGATACTAAAAAACGAGTGATTCTACTTGATCCAGCTGGGAAAAAGTTTGATCAAAAAATGGCGGAAGAGTTTTCTGAAGAAGAACATTTAGTCTTTATCTGTGGTCACTATGAAGGCTATGATGAACGGATTAGAACCTATGTGACAGATGAAGTTTCTCTAGGAGATTATGTCTTAACAGGTGGTGAACTAGGAGCCATGGTGATGATCGATGCGACAGTCCGGTTGTTACCTGATGTTTTAGGCAATGATGAATCAGCCATCACTGACTCTCATTCTACTGGTTTACTAGAACACCCACAATATACCCGTCCTGCGAAATATAAAGGGATGGAAGTACCAGAAGTTGTTCGTAATGGTAATCATAAATTAATTGCTGAGTGGCAATTAAAAGAGTCCCTAAGAAGAACATATCAACGTCGTCCTGAAATGCTTGAAGCACTTGAGATGACCCCTGAAATGATTAAATTATTAGATGAAGTCAAAAATGAGGAGGGAGCTAAGTAG
- the rplS gene encoding 50S ribosomal protein L19 produces the protein MNPLIEAITQDQLRSDIPDFRPGDTVRVHAKVVEGTRERIQLFEGIVIKRQGAGISETYTVRKISGGVGVERTFPVHTPRVAEIEVVRHGKVRRAKLYYIRELHGKAARIKEIRR, from the coding sequence ATGAATCCATTAATCGAAGCAATCACACAAGATCAATTACGTAGTGATATCCCTGACTTCCGCCCTGGTGACACTGTACGTGTTCACGCGAAAGTTGTAGAGGGTACTCGTGAACGTATCCAATTGTTCGAAGGAATTGTTATCAAACGTCAAGGTGCTGGAATTAGCGAAACTTATACAGTTCGTAAAATTTCTGGTGGTGTTGGTGTTGAGCGTACATTCCCAGTACATACTCCACGTGTTGCAGAAATCGAAGTTGTTCGTCATGGTAAAGTGCGTCGTGCTAAACTTTATTACATCCGCGAATTACACGGTAAAGCAGCTCGTATCAAAGAAATCCGTCGTTAA
- a CDS encoding C39 family peptidase, giving the protein MKNMIKICVVMMFINPLMASIVIADTIDETVEKVGVTQSFDNESSESMLETKDDNSNEIGLTSFANDSEQLASSESITEDSLIEEIPTESLPVKDEQISEQLDMVEDYQEIDLRAVLKNGSVSAWSLPYGYEGYINLGLAKDNMVVGSQRIIKRQATTSNGIYYEVKEGLWIHKNAFKSMDEEMYQDINIKATLKNGNMSAFSLPYNYYGYRNLGVAKDNMAVGSQRIIKRQATTSNGIYYEVKEGLWIHKNAFKSMDEEMYQDINIKATLKNGNMSAFSLPYNYYGYRNLGVAKDNMAVGSQRIIKRQATTSNGIYYEVKEGLWIHKNAFKSMDKESYQTVNIKTTLKNGNMSAFSLPYNYYGYRNLGVAKDNMAVGSQRIIKRQATTSNGIYYEVKEGLWIHKNAFKSMDKESYQTVNIKTTLKNGNMSAFSLPYNYYGYRNLGVAKDNMAVGSQRIIKRQATTSNGIYYEVKEGLWIHKNAFKSMDKESYKQVNFKAKLKNGNMSAFSLPYNYYGYRSLGLSKNNLKVGNTYAIKRQATTSNGVYYEAQKGVWVHKNAFEMTEKILDLPVIWQLPEMPSGCEATAVTMLINYATGKNYNKVMLTKQLSFNSGNPNVGYVGNPFLDTGYAFPPAFRRLVNNYVGSYIDLSRSSFNTLKVYINNEKPVVVWLTMHGFPFHAVTLTGYDANNVFFNDPWTNEKNKKMANSQFLNLWRTQSYRALSY; this is encoded by the coding sequence ATGAAAAATATGATAAAAATTTGTGTTGTTATGATGTTTATTAATCCATTAATGGCCTCTATCGTCATTGCGGATACTATTGATGAAACAGTTGAAAAGGTAGGCGTAACTCAAAGTTTTGATAATGAATCCAGTGAATCGATGTTAGAAACAAAAGATGATAACTCAAACGAGATTGGTTTGACTAGTTTTGCGAATGATTCTGAACAGCTTGCTAGTTCAGAAAGTATTACTGAAGATTCATTAATTGAAGAAATTCCAACAGAGTCATTACCTGTTAAGGATGAACAAATTTCAGAGCAACTTGATATGGTAGAAGATTATCAAGAGATAGATTTAAGAGCCGTATTAAAAAATGGGAGTGTGTCAGCCTGGTCGCTTCCATATGGCTATGAAGGGTATATAAACTTAGGATTAGCAAAAGATAATATGGTAGTTGGTTCACAACGTATTATCAAGCGTCAAGCCACAACAAGTAATGGCATCTATTACGAAGTAAAAGAAGGGTTATGGATTCATAAAAATGCCTTCAAATCAATGGACGAAGAAATGTATCAAGATATTAATATAAAAGCCACATTAAAAAATGGCAACATGTCAGCTTTTAGTTTGCCATATAATTATTATGGTTATAGAAACTTAGGAGTAGCGAAAGATAATATGGCGGTCGGGTCACAACGTATTATCAAGCGTCAAGCCACAACAAGTAATGGCATCTATTACGAAGTAAAAGAAGGGTTATGGATTCATAAAAATGCCTTCAAATCAATGGACGAAGAAATGTATCAAGATATTAATATAAAAGCCACATTAAAAAATGGCAACATGTCAGCTTTTAGTTTGCCATATAATTATTATGGTTATAGAAACTTAGGAGTAGCGAAAGATAATATGGCGGTCGGGTCACAACGTATTATCAAGCGTCAAGCCACAACAAGTAATGGCATCTATTACGAAGTAAAAGAAGGGTTATGGATCCACAAAAATGCTTTCAAATCAATGGATAAAGAGAGCTATCAAACCGTTAACATCAAGACAACACTAAAAAATGGCAACATGTCAGCTTTTAGTTTGCCATATAATTATTATGGTTATAGAAACTTAGGAGTAGCGAAAGATAATATGGCGGTCGGGTCACAACGTATTATCAAGCGTCAAGCCACAACAAGTAATGGCATCTATTACGAAGTAAAAGAAGGGTTATGGATCCACAAAAATGCTTTCAAATCAATGGATAAAGAGAGCTATCAAACCGTTAACATCAAGACAACACTAAAAAATGGCAACATGTCAGCTTTTAGTTTGCCATATAATTATTATGGTTATAGAAACTTAGGAGTAGCGAAAGATAATATGGCGGTCGGGTCGCAACGTATTATCAAGCGTCAAGCCACAACAAGTAATGGCATCTATTACGAAGTAAAAGAAGGGTTATGGATCCACAAAAATGCCTTCAAATCAATGGATAAAGAGAGCTATAAACAAGTCAATTTCAAAGCCAAATTGAAGAATGGCAACATGTCAGCCTTTAGCTTGCCATATAATTACTATGGTTATAGATCGTTGGGTCTATCAAAGAACAATTTAAAGGTTGGCAATACATATGCAATCAAACGACAAGCAACAACAAGTAATGGTGTCTATTACGAGGCCCAAAAAGGTGTTTGGGTTCATAAGAATGCATTTGAAATGACAGAAAAAATTCTCGATTTACCAGTTATTTGGCAATTGCCAGAAATGCCATCAGGTTGTGAAGCTACAGCAGTAACAATGCTAATCAATTACGCAACAGGAAAAAACTATAATAAGGTAATGCTAACAAAACAATTAAGTTTTAACTCGGGTAACCCAAATGTTGGATATGTAGGCAACCCATTTTTAGATACAGGGTATGCTTTTCCACCAGCATTTCGAAGACTAGTTAATAATTATGTCGGTTCATATATTGATTTATCGAGATCATCGTTTAACACTTTGAAAGTCTATATTAATAATGAAAAACCAGTTGTTGTTTGGCTAACGATGCATGGGTTTCCATTTCACGCAGTAACTTTAACTGGGTATGATGCAAACAATGTATTTTTTAATGATCCTTGGACAAATGAAAAGAATAAAAAAATGGCTAATAGTCAATTTTTAAATTTATGGAGAACACAAAGTTATAGGGCGCTCTCATATTAA
- a CDS encoding DsbA family oxidoreductase, whose translation MKIEIWSDVVCPFCYIGERRLFAAMDELPYKDELELSFKSFELDPNASFYTGKSIEEALSEKYGVSIEQARGMNQNIIEQAKEVGLDFNFAELKPTNTLAAHRLIKFAKSQGKELAMSNRLFKAYFEEGALVSDTETLVNLATEVGLLEADVRDVLADESRFLSEVRADETTAHQYGITSVPYIVVNDKYAIKGAQPVETFKGAIETAWGELTPKSPFQEVAVKEGMMCDENGCEIPK comes from the coding sequence ATGAAGATTGAAATTTGGTCAGATGTGGTGTGTCCGTTTTGTTATATTGGTGAACGTCGTTTGTTTGCAGCAATGGATGAATTACCATATAAAGATGAATTAGAATTATCGTTTAAAAGTTTTGAACTAGATCCCAACGCTAGTTTTTATACAGGAAAAAGTATTGAAGAAGCATTATCAGAAAAGTATGGTGTGAGTATTGAGCAAGCACGTGGCATGAATCAGAATATTATTGAGCAGGCGAAAGAAGTTGGTTTAGACTTTAATTTTGCTGAATTAAAACCAACTAACACTTTAGCAGCACATCGTTTAATAAAGTTTGCTAAGAGCCAAGGTAAAGAACTAGCAATGTCTAATCGTTTATTTAAAGCTTATTTTGAAGAAGGAGCTTTGGTGAGTGATACTGAAACTTTAGTCAACTTAGCAACTGAAGTGGGCTTGTTAGAGGCGGATGTTCGTGATGTGTTAGCAGATGAATCAAGATTTTTATCTGAGGTTAGAGCTGATGAAACGACTGCCCATCAATACGGAATTACTAGTGTGCCATACATTGTTGTGAATGATAAATACGCTATTAAAGGCGCCCAACCTGTCGAAACATTTAAAGGTGCTATTGAAACGGCATGGGGTGAACTAACACCCAAAAGTCCCTTTCAAGAAGTAGCCGTTAAAGAGGGCATGATGTGTGATGAAAATGGGTGCGAGATTCCTAAATAA
- a CDS encoding GNAT family N-acetyltransferase, which yields MTVELRPMTEKDFPKIESIIKSSWRYEDFCSPKVANKLAKSFLAGCLTDYTDSQVAIVNNKLVAVIFLKNNAIHRTPFKYRLKQLKTMISMMLNKEARNVASVFSYVEVIDKKLLKEAGHDYAGELSLFAVDETCQGQGVGKKLFQYAMTTFQEQQVDNFYLYTDTTCNYGFYDYHGMTKRAEMVHHFTQLAGVEPTTFFLYDYDFKQKDAD from the coding sequence ATGACCGTTGAACTACGTCCTATGACAGAAAAAGATTTCCCTAAAATTGAATCAATTATCAAAAGCTCTTGGCGTTACGAAGATTTTTGTAGCCCAAAAGTAGCTAATAAATTGGCTAAATCATTTTTAGCTGGCTGTTTAACTGACTACACTGATTCACAGGTTGCCATTGTCAATAACAAGCTTGTAGCTGTTATTTTTTTGAAAAATAACGCTATTCACCGTACACCTTTTAAGTACCGCTTAAAACAGCTTAAAACGATGATTTCAATGATGTTAAACAAAGAAGCTCGTAATGTTGCTAGCGTCTTTAGCTACGTTGAGGTTATTGATAAAAAGTTATTAAAAGAAGCTGGTCATGACTATGCTGGTGAACTTTCTTTATTTGCTGTTGATGAAACTTGTCAAGGACAAGGCGTTGGTAAAAAACTATTTCAATATGCTATGACAACCTTTCAAGAACAACAAGTTGATAACTTTTACTTGTATACCGATACGACTTGTAACTATGGTTTTTATGATTACCACGGCATGACTAAACGTGCTGAGATGGTTCACCACTTTACACAACTTGCCGGTGTAGAACCAACTACCTTCTTCTTATATGATTATGACTTTAAACAAAAAGACGCTGACTAA
- a CDS encoding YfbR-like 5'-deoxynucleotidase — MGLNEFILGLNNLETITRAPGFFKYTEHTVAAHSYRVASISQVLGDIEELAGVEIDWKSLYEKSLNHDYTERFIGDIKTPVKYASKELRGMLQTVEEGMTEKFIAQEIPAEFQEIYRRRLFEGKDDTVEGEVLAIADKVDLLYESFEEIVKSNPEPVYQEMFFESVATIKEYSHRPSVVYFFEYIFPELLDQDFYGRAEFLKKLI, encoded by the coding sequence ATGGGATTAAACGAGTTTATTTTAGGGTTGAACAATTTGGAGACAATTACGAGAGCACCAGGGTTCTTCAAATACACGGAACATACGGTGGCTGCACACTCTTATCGAGTAGCGTCAATTTCTCAAGTCTTAGGAGATATTGAAGAATTAGCCGGTGTTGAGATTGATTGGAAATCACTATATGAAAAATCATTGAACCACGATTATACGGAACGATTTATTGGAGACATTAAAACGCCTGTAAAATATGCCAGTAAAGAATTACGGGGCATGTTACAAACAGTTGAAGAGGGGATGACTGAGAAGTTTATTGCGCAAGAGATTCCGGCTGAATTTCAAGAAATCTATCGTCGTCGTTTATTTGAAGGAAAAGATGACACCGTTGAAGGGGAAGTCCTGGCAATTGCTGATAAAGTTGATTTACTTTATGAATCATTTGAAGAGATTGTTAAAAGTAATCCAGAACCTGTTTATCAAGAAATGTTCTTTGAATCAGTGGCAACCATTAAAGAGTACAGTCATCGACCAAGCGTAGTCTATTTCTTTGAATATATTTTCCCAGAACTTTTAGATCAAGATTTTTACGGTCGTGCAGAATTTTTAAAAAAGTTAATATAA
- a CDS encoding TDT family transporter, giving the protein MHHFFKNLPIPMGGLALALLSIGNLFRQYDLMLLSHLAGTFGFILLVLLLLKVLLTPKETLEQLKQPMLAAVAPTITMATMVGTTYLNRFESLHVLALIIWYLSLTLQVLLMLYFTYVFLVKRKWSWHNFYPSWFILYIGIGIIPITGQAFSHLIGEISLLISLILYIIFLPMVLYRVLVFKQFDKSATPLIAITCAPSSLILTGYLAAHDSPNKLLLVLWLILAQGLYFLVLYLLPKIIPTDFYPSWSGLTFPFVICATGLKASAPHFNGLTKTLLSALAYAELIIAAVMVALVLIKYLNFLANLIQTKKHA; this is encoded by the coding sequence ATGCATCATTTTTTTAAAAACCTCCCCATCCCAATGGGAGGATTAGCACTTGCATTGTTGTCGATTGGGAATCTTTTTAGACAGTACGACTTAATGCTCTTATCACATCTTGCCGGAACCTTTGGATTTATTTTACTTGTATTATTACTTCTAAAAGTTCTATTAACACCGAAAGAAACACTCGAGCAATTAAAACAGCCGATGCTTGCGGCCGTTGCACCGACTATTACAATGGCAACAATGGTTGGTACAACCTATTTGAATCGCTTCGAATCTCTACACGTACTAGCTCTGATTATTTGGTATCTTTCACTGACCCTTCAAGTTTTGCTAATGCTTTACTTTACCTATGTTTTTCTTGTTAAGCGTAAATGGTCGTGGCATAATTTTTATCCAAGTTGGTTTATTTTATATATTGGAATTGGTATTATTCCAATTACTGGTCAAGCATTCAGTCATTTAATTGGTGAAATCAGTTTGCTAATATCACTCATTTTATATATCATTTTCTTACCAATGGTTTTATACCGCGTCCTTGTATTTAAACAGTTCGATAAAAGTGCAACTCCTTTAATTGCTATTACTTGTGCACCTAGTTCGCTTATCTTAACTGGTTATCTAGCTGCCCACGATTCACCCAACAAGCTATTATTAGTTTTATGGTTAATTTTAGCCCAAGGCCTATATTTCTTAGTCCTTTACTTATTACCTAAGATTATACCAACAGATTTTTATCCAAGTTGGTCAGGGTTAACCTTCCCATTTGTGATTTGTGCTACTGGCTTAAAAGCCTCTGCACCCCATTTCAATGGCTTAACAAAAACACTACTGTCAGCATTAGCTTATGCTGAATTAATTATTGCAGCAGTTATGGTTGCTTTGGTTCTTATTAAGTACCTCAACTTTTTAGCTAATTTAATCCAAACAAAAAAACATGCCTAA
- a CDS encoding HAD family hydrolase, translated as MLKSAFIFDLDDTLYDQCQVFKKMYERFSDEKRLSEEVPTINSQTLKAIFIKSRHYAEQNFEKIIADPTKRFYYDSLRLRLAFLDHGFEFTVEETNRMDCLYKEEQTKLCPEPTMIELIEKLQADGHFVGVISNGYSKQQRDKIKQLNLTNYLDEEKMLISQDTQWAKPERELFDYYIDSHDLSREETYYIGDSYGNDLIGSWNADITPVWINKYDKELEHSRHNKEFYMATDYHELPEIIADIITK; from the coding sequence GTGTTGAAATCCGCATTTATTTTTGATTTAGATGATACATTGTATGATCAGTGTCAGGTTTTTAAAAAAATGTACGAACGGTTTTCTGATGAGAAGAGATTGTCAGAGGAAGTTCCAACAATCAATAGTCAAACCCTCAAAGCTATATTTATAAAAAGTCGTCATTATGCAGAACAAAATTTTGAAAAGATAATTGCTGATCCGACAAAACGTTTTTACTATGATAGTTTAAGATTACGTTTGGCATTCTTAGATCACGGATTCGAGTTTACAGTGGAAGAAACAAACCGGATGGATTGTTTATATAAAGAAGAGCAAACTAAGCTATGTCCAGAACCTACAATGATTGAATTGATAGAAAAGTTACAAGCAGATGGTCATTTTGTGGGGGTTATTTCTAACGGTTACTCAAAACAGCAACGCGATAAAATAAAACAACTTAATTTAACAAATTATTTAGATGAAGAAAAAATGCTAATTTCCCAAGATACGCAATGGGCAAAACCAGAACGGGAGTTATTTGATTATTATATTGATAGTCACGACCTTAGTCGCGAAGAAACATATTATATAGGGGATTCTTATGGTAATGATTTGATTGGCTCATGGAATGCCGATATCACACCAGTCTGGATCAATAAATATGATAAGGAATTAGAACATAGTCGCCACAACAAAGAATTTTACATGGCAACTGATTACCATGAGTTACCAGAAATAATTGCTGATATTATTACAAAATAA
- a CDS encoding helix-turn-helix domain-containing protein — translation MFSLFLKKNEVKELTVLGQIINTKLSDKKELCDELDISRSSLERYVENINSIFDQEESFPTFDTKGSSIKYIPDCNNTPINILAVTLLAEYLSNSLNYQLLMTVILKRRASLTSLLDELSVSESYLLQHISTINKIFKKNHIQLRVVNKQVYLDGRLPDVILFSYLAIDSHNKIFHSKTFSSSKHSVTNIKNINPNFLNGLSLIQLLRAESLQKQAVLFQNDIQDFTYNDSDVMEILKAYTDHKELFSKEFFKHKNNDMVALMITQLTTIVFTPSDVELAQLRIFMQKVVPNNQLVKEAAAFTEELVDKIDFIHSKDLDVFKGGILFHIIYQRCFSTDYRKLFKNEIILEDMYPSNRNKAFDLEKLIHTKTIDLNQFPLIKNDILKDIPFFHDYLMYTFSYHSNVPLKILVDFESDIPFEYALKHHMKTIFSDDYLQHAKASEKADIIVSDKLYYTHSDAYFMHYPKLDNEELLARLFSKIGELYIRKNYQ, via the coding sequence ATGTTTAGTTTATTTTTGAAAAAGAATGAAGTAAAAGAATTAACAGTTCTTGGTCAAATAATTAATACCAAATTAAGTGACAAAAAAGAACTATGCGATGAGCTTGATATCTCACGTAGCTCACTTGAACGTTATGTCGAAAATATAAACTCTATCTTCGACCAAGAAGAAAGCTTTCCAACATTTGACACGAAGGGATCATCTATAAAATACATTCCTGATTGCAACAATACTCCAATAAATATTCTCGCGGTTACATTACTTGCAGAATATTTATCAAATTCTTTAAACTATCAATTACTCATGACAGTTATATTAAAGAGAAGAGCTTCTTTAACTAGCCTATTAGATGAGTTGTCAGTTTCAGAAAGTTATTTGCTACAGCACATTTCAACTATCAATAAAATTTTCAAAAAAAATCATATTCAGTTACGTGTTGTTAATAAGCAGGTCTATTTAGATGGACGTTTACCTGATGTGATACTTTTTTCATATTTAGCAATTGATTCTCATAATAAAATTTTTCACTCAAAAACTTTTTCATCATCAAAGCATTCAGTAACTAATATAAAAAATATTAATCCTAATTTTTTAAATGGACTAAGCTTAATTCAATTACTACGGGCTGAATCATTACAAAAACAAGCTGTCCTTTTTCAAAATGACATTCAAGATTTCACATATAATGATTCGGATGTTATGGAGATACTCAAAGCATATACCGATCATAAAGAACTATTTTCAAAAGAGTTCTTTAAACATAAGAATAACGATATGGTCGCTTTAATGATCACACAATTAACAACGATTGTTTTCACCCCGTCTGATGTTGAACTAGCTCAACTAAGAATCTTTATGCAGAAAGTAGTTCCTAATAACCAACTTGTTAAGGAAGCTGCGGCGTTTACGGAAGAGCTGGTAGATAAAATTGATTTTATTCACAGTAAAGATTTAGATGTTTTCAAAGGTGGCATTCTCTTCCACATTATTTATCAACGCTGTTTCTCAACTGATTATCGTAAACTTTTCAAAAATGAAATTATTCTTGAGGATATGTATCCCTCTAACAGAAATAAGGCTTTTGATTTAGAAAAATTAATTCATACAAAAACCATTGATTTGAATCAATTTCCATTAATCAAAAATGATATTTTAAAAGATATTCCTTTTTTCCATGACTACTTAATGTATACTTTTAGCTACCATTCAAACGTTCCGTTAAAAATATTAGTCGATTTCGAAAGTGATATTCCTTTTGAATACGCTCTGAAACACCATATGAAGACAATTTTTTCAGATGACTATCTGCAACATGCTAAAGCATCAGAAAAAGCTGATATTATTGTTTCAGATAAACTCTATTACACTCATTCTGACGCTTATTTTATGCACTACCCTAAGCTAGATAATGAAGAATTGTTAGCCAGACTTTTTTCAAAAATTGGCGAACTTTATATCAGAAAAAATTATCAATAA